In Janthinobacterium rivuli, a single genomic region encodes these proteins:
- a CDS encoding Maf-like protein, which yields MIPTSAPLRLILASSSTYRKELLERLRLPFEVAVPDLDESPLPSESPSATALRLAQAKAQAVLDRYPGSLVIGSDQVATLDGAQIGKPGNHAYALLQLQTMRGRQTVFHTALCLLDGRQNPPVAQVEDVQTLVTVRDLPDAELDAYLRIEQPYDCAGSAKNEGLGIALLERIATTDPTALTGLPLIALTGMLRKAGVTFFTI from the coding sequence ATGATACCAACTTCCGCCCCATTGCGCTTGATTCTTGCATCGAGTTCGACCTACCGCAAGGAATTGCTGGAACGCCTGCGCCTGCCTTTCGAGGTGGCCGTGCCCGATCTCGATGAAAGCCCCCTGCCCAGTGAAAGCCCCAGCGCCACGGCCCTGCGCCTGGCCCAGGCCAAGGCGCAAGCCGTGCTCGACCGCTACCCCGGCAGCCTCGTCATCGGCTCCGACCAGGTCGCCACCCTGGACGGCGCGCAGATCGGCAAGCCCGGCAACCATGCGTATGCCTTGCTGCAACTGCAAACCATGCGCGGACGCCAGACCGTGTTCCACACGGCGCTGTGCCTGCTCGACGGCCGCCAGAATCCTCCCGTGGCGCAAGTGGAAGACGTCCAGACCCTCGTCACCGTGCGCGACTTGCCCGATGCCGAGCTGGACGCCTACCTGCGCATCGAGCAACCGTACGACTGCGCCGGCAGCGCCAAGAACGAAGGCCTGGGCATCGCCCTGCTCGAACGCATCGCCACCACCGACCCGACCGCCCTCACCGGTTTGCCGCTGATCGCCCTCACCGGCATGCTGCGCAAGGCTGGCGTCACGTTTTTCACCATTTAA
- the rpmF gene encoding 50S ribosomal protein L32 yields the protein MAVQQNKKTPSKRGMHRSHDFLVAPQLSVEPVTGETHMRHHISPNGFYRGRKVLKTKNDE from the coding sequence ATGGCAGTTCAACAGAACAAGAAAACCCCTTCCAAGCGCGGCATGCACCGTTCGCACGACTTCCTGGTCGCGCCGCAATTGAGCGTCGAGCCAGTTACCGGCGAAACACACATGCGTCACCATATCAGCCCTAACGGCTTCTATCGTGGCCGTAAAGTGTTGAAGACCAAAAACGACGAGTAA
- a CDS encoding YceD family protein: MNAFVIDAFDFCRISGSREGVTPVAEMTRLTKDCADSSGEIAWKIVGGTSKLGYPQLTLSVNGTVQLVCQRCLTPYAYAIDSTTTLMLGKDDEHADEIEEIINDESIDVIVGSRSMDAAALIEDEALLALPQVPKHDVCPDTAQLDALKTEKKSPFAALKDLKPE, encoded by the coding sequence ATGAATGCTTTTGTGATCGACGCCTTTGATTTTTGTCGTATCAGCGGGAGCCGCGAGGGTGTAACTCCTGTCGCTGAAATGACCCGGTTGACCAAGGATTGTGCAGATAGTTCCGGCGAGATCGCCTGGAAGATCGTCGGCGGCACCAGCAAGCTGGGCTACCCACAACTGACCTTGTCGGTCAACGGCACCGTTCAGCTGGTTTGCCAGCGCTGCCTGACTCCGTATGCTTACGCAATTGATTCGACGACCACTCTGATGCTGGGCAAGGATGACGAGCACGCGGACGAGATCGAAGAAATCATCAACGATGAATCGATCGACGTGATCGTCGGCAGCCGCAGCATGGATGCCGCGGCCCTGATCGAAGATGAAGCCTTGCTGGCCCTGCCGCAGGTACCCAAACACGACGTCTGCCCCGATACGGCGCAGCTCGATGCTCTCAAGACTGAAAAGAAGTCGCCGTTTGCGGCACTGAAAGACTTGAAGCCAGAATAA
- a CDS encoding SAM-dependent methyltransferase, producing the protein MTGTLYLIPNHLGLSDSPADPLAHIIPEQVRQITSQLDYFVAENAKTARAFLKLIGNQHPLAKPLQEITISELNVNTPAQALAGLLAPLLAGRDAGLVSEAGVPAVADPGADLVRLAHQHGIKVRPLVGPSSILLAVMASGLNGQSFAFNGYLPTDAALRAKRIKELESRSRNEKQTQLFIETPYRNAAMLEALVAQCAPSTLICVATDLSLDTESVQTWNGGQWKKQLAAGKAPDFHKKPTVFLLLGQ; encoded by the coding sequence ATGACCGGCACCCTATACCTGATTCCCAACCACCTCGGCCTCTCCGACAGCCCGGCCGACCCGCTGGCCCACATCATTCCAGAGCAAGTACGGCAGATCACGTCGCAACTCGATTATTTCGTTGCGGAAAACGCCAAGACGGCGCGCGCCTTTTTGAAATTGATCGGCAACCAGCATCCGCTGGCCAAGCCGCTGCAGGAAATCACGATTTCCGAACTGAACGTGAATACCCCCGCGCAAGCGCTGGCCGGCTTGCTGGCGCCCCTGCTGGCGGGACGCGATGCGGGCCTCGTGTCGGAAGCGGGCGTGCCCGCCGTGGCCGACCCGGGCGCCGACCTCGTGCGCCTGGCGCATCAGCACGGCATTAAAGTGCGCCCGCTGGTGGGCCCGTCGTCGATCCTGCTGGCCGTGATGGCCAGCGGCTTGAATGGCCAGAGCTTTGCCTTCAACGGCTACCTGCCCACGGACGCCGCCCTGCGCGCCAAACGCATCAAGGAACTGGAAAGCCGCTCGCGCAATGAAAAGCAGACCCAGCTGTTCATCGAAACCCCGTACCGCAACGCCGCCATGCTGGAAGCCCTCGTGGCGCAATGCGCACCGTCCACCCTGATCTGCGTCGCCACCGACCTGAGCCTGGACACGGAAAGCGTGCAGACGTGGAATGGCGGCCAGTGGAAGAAACAATTAGCCGCCGGCAAGGCGCCCGACTTCCACAAGAAACCGACCGTGTTCCTGTTGCTGGGACAGTAA
- a CDS encoding EAL domain-containing protein yields MFNSPYQRLRASLRVLYGSSIYGALLLVVFGGLVVPAIFGSYVLVGVHERQSARTSLNEALQRNADILALGMQESLWNMNAESAHSLVESVMRDRSVLLVKVLGQGDTEFISLQAPQRPVGNLYRAERDILVRGERIGHVVVEMDDARSQQELREKQMSYIFVLGAQLAVSMALIVLFLNRRLLKPLRRLTRFSDRLSHGDFDTPLTSHSNDELGRLTAQLEQMRAAIGQLFEDVGQREERFRTIVTQVPGAVFRYRPDGPIDFVSDAIEDISGYSARQFMRGTTHAWEDLICPEDRRAHRRAVGQAVAEVRPYALEYRIFDAFGIERWVAENGQPQAGEQGVTWVDGIIADISQRKHHEMRIEALLTEQSAILDNVMFGVMFVRHRRIISVNRRCEELFGYDHAEMTGNSTAIVFTSSYDFEDAGERQYPALAMGGDFSEERQYQRRDGSLFWALVSGCALDPLRPNEGSIWVYADITARKEAEEKLRLSATVLEHIADGVMVVDASGIIVTVNPAFTQITGYTEAEAVGQHSSLTRSARHDAAFYEAMWNELKASGFWRGEIWHQRKNGELYLEWLTISAVRDARAGTTHYVGVFSDITLIKESQEKLDHMAHHDPLTGLPNRLLFHDRLQHALLRAARDQEQLAVLFIDLDRFKNVNDTLGHHVGDELLQKVAGQLAARLREGDTLARLGGDEFIVLLERVDGEYGATQVAEKLMTMFDQPFTVADHELFVTCSVGISLYPDDALDLNMLIRNADVAMYQAKARGRNGYRFYAPSMTGEGVERLRLETFLRRSLEKNEMFLNYQPQVEIDTGRLVGVEALVRWNHPELGLVPPARFIPLAEDSGFINQLGKWVLDEACRQMMRWQAQGLHVPKMAVNLSVKQFERGSIAGMVADILKETGLEPQRLQLEVTESVIMNTGDALGFINDLHAIGVGLAIDDFGTGYSSLAYLKQLPVQTLKIDRSFIKDISTDVNDEAIAIAIIQLGKSMQLSVIAEGVETEEQAAFLLRHGCKLAQGYFYSRPVLAQDMLERWIDH; encoded by the coding sequence ATGTTTAATTCACCTTACCAGCGCCTGCGCGCCAGCCTGCGCGTGCTGTACGGCTCGTCGATCTATGGCGCCTTGCTGCTGGTGGTATTTGGCGGCCTCGTCGTGCCTGCCATCTTCGGCAGCTATGTGCTGGTCGGCGTGCATGAGCGCCAGTCTGCGCGCACCAGCCTGAACGAAGCCTTGCAGCGCAATGCCGACATCCTGGCGCTGGGCATGCAGGAGTCGCTGTGGAACATGAATGCGGAATCGGCCCACTCGCTGGTCGAGTCGGTGATGCGCGACCGCTCCGTGCTGCTGGTGAAAGTGCTGGGGCAGGGCGACACGGAATTCATCAGCCTGCAGGCGCCGCAGCGGCCCGTCGGCAATCTGTACCGCGCCGAGCGCGACATCCTCGTGCGCGGCGAACGCATCGGCCACGTCGTCGTCGAGATGGACGATGCGCGCAGCCAGCAGGAGCTGCGCGAAAAGCAGATGTCGTATATTTTCGTGCTGGGCGCGCAACTGGCCGTGTCGATGGCGCTGATCGTGCTGTTCCTGAACCGGCGCCTGCTCAAACCGCTGCGCCGCCTGACGCGTTTTTCCGACCGCCTGTCGCACGGCGATTTCGATACGCCCCTGACCTCGCACAGCAATGACGAGCTGGGCCGCCTGACGGCCCAGCTCGAGCAAATGCGCGCGGCCATCGGCCAGCTGTTCGAGGACGTGGGCCAGCGCGAAGAGCGCTTCCGCACCATCGTCACGCAGGTGCCGGGCGCCGTCTTCCGTTACCGGCCCGACGGTCCCATCGATTTCGTCAGCGACGCCATCGAAGACATTTCCGGCTATTCGGCACGCCAGTTCATGCGCGGCACCACGCATGCCTGGGAAGACCTGATCTGCCCGGAAGACCGCCGCGCGCACCGCCGCGCCGTCGGCCAGGCGGTGGCCGAGGTGCGGCCGTATGCGCTGGAATACCGCATCTTCGACGCCTTCGGCATCGAGCGCTGGGTGGCCGAGAATGGCCAGCCGCAGGCGGGCGAGCAGGGCGTCACCTGGGTCGACGGCATCATTGCCGACATCAGCCAGCGCAAGCACCACGAGATGCGCATCGAAGCGCTGCTGACGGAGCAGAGCGCGATTCTCGACAACGTGATGTTCGGCGTGATGTTCGTGCGCCACCGCCGCATCATTTCCGTCAACCGCCGCTGCGAGGAACTGTTCGGCTACGACCATGCCGAGATGACGGGCAATTCGACGGCCATCGTGTTTACCAGTTCGTATGATTTCGAGGACGCGGGCGAGCGCCAGTATCCGGCGCTGGCCATGGGTGGCGATTTCAGCGAGGAGCGCCAGTACCAGCGCCGCGACGGCAGCCTGTTCTGGGCGCTGGTGAGCGGCTGCGCGCTCGATCCGCTGCGCCCCAATGAAGGCAGCATCTGGGTGTATGCGGACATCACGGCGCGCAAGGAAGCCGAGGAAAAACTGCGTTTGTCGGCCACCGTGCTCGAACATATCGCCGACGGCGTGATGGTGGTCGATGCCAGCGGCATCATCGTCACCGTCAATCCCGCCTTTACGCAAATCACCGGCTACACCGAAGCCGAAGCGGTGGGCCAGCACTCTTCGCTGACACGCTCGGCGCGCCATGACGCTGCATTCTACGAGGCCATGTGGAACGAATTGAAAGCCAGCGGTTTCTGGCGCGGCGAAATCTGGCACCAGCGCAAGAATGGCGAACTGTACCTGGAATGGCTGACCATCAGCGCCGTGCGCGACGCGCGCGCCGGCACCACGCATTACGTGGGCGTGTTCAGCGATATTACCCTGATCAAGGAGTCGCAGGAAAAGCTCGACCACATGGCCCACCACGATCCGCTGACGGGGCTGCCGAACCGGCTGCTGTTCCACGACCGCCTGCAGCACGCGCTGCTGCGCGCCGCGCGCGACCAGGAGCAGCTGGCCGTGCTGTTCATCGACCTGGACCGTTTCAAGAACGTCAATGACACCTTGGGCCACCATGTGGGCGACGAATTGCTGCAAAAGGTGGCGGGCCAGCTGGCGGCCCGCCTGCGCGAAGGGGATACGCTGGCGCGCCTGGGCGGCGACGAGTTCATCGTCCTGCTCGAACGCGTCGACGGCGAGTATGGCGCGACGCAGGTGGCGGAAAAGCTGATGACCATGTTCGACCAGCCGTTCACGGTGGCCGATCACGAACTGTTCGTCACCTGTAGCGTGGGTATCAGCCTGTATCCGGATGATGCGCTGGACTTGAACATGTTGATCCGCAATGCCGACGTGGCCATGTACCAGGCCAAGGCGCGCGGGCGCAACGGCTACCGCTTCTATGCGCCGTCGATGACGGGCGAAGGCGTCGAGCGCCTGCGCCTGGAAACCTTCCTGCGCCGCTCGCTGGAAAAGAACGAGATGTTCCTCAATTACCAGCCGCAGGTGGAAATCGACACGGGCCGCCTGGTCGGCGTCGAGGCGCTGGTGCGCTGGAACCACCCGGAACTGGGCCTGGTGCCGCCGGCCCGCTTCATCCCGTTGGCCGAAGACAGCGGCTTCATCAACCAGCTGGGCAAATGGGTGCTCGACGAGGCGTGCCGCCAGATGATGCGCTGGCAGGCGCAGGGCTTGCACGTGCCGAAGATGGCCGTGAATCTGTCGGTCAAACAGTTCGAGCGGGGCAGCATCGCCGGCATGGTGGCCGACATTCTGAAAGAAACGGGGCTGGAACCCCAGCGGCTGCAGCTGGAAGTGACGGAGTCCGTCATCATGAACACGGGCGACGCGCTCGGCTTCATCAACGACTTGCACGCCATCGGCGTGGGCCTGGCCATCGACGATTTCGGCACCGGCTATTCCTCGCTCGCGTATCTGAAACAGCTGCCTGTGCAAACCCTGAAGATCGACCGTTCCTTCATCAAGGATATCTCGACGGACGTCAATGATGAAGCGATTGCGATTGCCATCATCCAGCTGGGCAAGAGCATGCAATTGTCGGTGATCGCCGAAGGCGTCGAGACGGAAGAGCAGGCCGCTTTCCTGCTGCGCCATGGCTGCAAGCTGGCGCAAGGTTATTTTTATAGCCGTCCGGTGCTGGCTCAGGATATGCTGGAGCGCTGGATCGATCACTAA
- a CDS encoding xanthine dehydrogenase family protein molybdopterin-binding subunit — protein sequence MAAEKNTSRRRFLLGGLGLGVAGVGALVLGWGVLPPRQRLHGSAPLPVADGAVALNGWLAVQIDGSVILAMPRSEMGQGVHTALPMLVAEELDVPLASVKLIQAPMDKIFGNVAMLQDGLPFHPDDHGRVKALAQWTVAKAARELGVIVTGGSSSVKDGWGPMREAGASARAMLVGAAAALWQVPAAQCRTENGEVLHPDGRRASYASLAQRAAAIDPGTPVLKSPKDFKLIGQPAPRRDTPSKVNGSARFGIDARPPGMLYAALHLPPRLGDTLSAFDAAPVLAMPGVKKVLDLTPQLAQRSVSCAAVVADTWWRAKQAAAALPTQWKAGPQANLSSAGVYAEFARLLDSEAGYAYHASGEVEGKAVQGMRQVSAEYRAPFLAHAAMEPVNCTAQVKDGKVMLWVSTQAPGIAVDVAAKVAGVDAKDVTIEVLLLGGGFGRRLEVDMIAQAVAIALQCGGAPVQLVWTREQDTRHDMYRPAALARFAARLDEHGRIASWDNKSVSGSITHQFLQRNFGLPGAGPDKTTAEGEFDMPYEIANQRIAHVIADSPVPIGYWRSVGHSHNAFFKESFIDELAHAAGQDGIAFRRAMLVKHPRHLAVLDAAVAKAGSPPPGHAHGVALHQSFGSIVAQVAQVSVENGEIRVQRVVCAIDCGIAVNPNIIAQQMESAVLFGLSAALGGEISFKEGKVEQSNFHDYPVLRMGQTPEVETIIIASAEHPEGVGEPGTPPIAPAVANAVFSLMGKRLRSLPLRLA from the coding sequence ATGGCCGCAGAAAAAAACACCTCGCGCCGCCGTTTCCTGCTCGGCGGTCTGGGTCTCGGCGTGGCCGGCGTGGGTGCCCTGGTGCTGGGCTGGGGCGTGCTGCCGCCGCGCCAGCGCCTGCATGGCAGCGCGCCGCTGCCGGTGGCCGATGGCGCCGTGGCGCTGAATGGCTGGCTGGCCGTTCAAATCGACGGCAGCGTCATTCTGGCCATGCCGCGCAGCGAGATGGGGCAGGGCGTGCACACGGCCTTGCCGATGCTGGTGGCCGAGGAACTCGACGTGCCGCTGGCCAGCGTCAAGCTGATCCAGGCGCCCATGGATAAAATCTTCGGCAATGTGGCCATGCTCCAGGATGGCTTGCCATTCCACCCGGACGACCACGGACGCGTCAAAGCGCTGGCCCAGTGGACGGTCGCCAAGGCGGCGCGCGAACTGGGCGTGATCGTCACGGGCGGTTCGTCAAGCGTGAAGGATGGCTGGGGCCCCATGCGCGAGGCGGGAGCGTCGGCCCGCGCCATGCTGGTGGGGGCCGCTGCCGCGCTGTGGCAAGTACCGGCCGCGCAGTGCCGCACGGAAAATGGCGAAGTGCTGCACCCGGATGGCCGGCGCGCCAGCTACGCCAGCCTGGCGCAGCGCGCCGCCGCCATCGATCCGGGCACGCCCGTGCTGAAGTCGCCCAAGGATTTCAAACTGATCGGCCAGCCGGCGCCGCGCCGCGACACGCCATCGAAAGTCAATGGCAGCGCGCGTTTCGGCATCGATGCGCGCCCGCCCGGCATGCTGTACGCGGCCCTGCATCTGCCGCCGCGCCTGGGCGATACCCTGTCCGCCTTCGACGCGGCGCCGGTGCTGGCCATGCCCGGCGTGAAAAAGGTGCTGGACCTGACGCCGCAGCTGGCCCAGCGCAGCGTCTCGTGCGCCGCCGTGGTGGCCGACACCTGGTGGCGCGCCAAGCAGGCGGCGGCCGCCTTGCCGACGCAATGGAAGGCTGGCCCGCAGGCGAATTTGTCCAGCGCTGGCGTGTATGCGGAGTTTGCCCGCCTGCTCGATAGTGAAGCCGGTTATGCCTACCACGCCAGCGGCGAAGTGGAAGGTAAAGCCGTGCAGGGCATGCGCCAGGTCAGCGCCGAGTACCGCGCCCCGTTCCTCGCGCACGCCGCCATGGAACCCGTCAACTGCACCGCGCAAGTCAAGGATGGCAAGGTGATGCTGTGGGTCTCGACGCAGGCGCCCGGCATCGCCGTCGACGTGGCGGCGAAAGTGGCCGGCGTCGACGCGAAAGATGTGACGATCGAGGTGCTGCTGCTCGGTGGCGGTTTTGGCCGGCGCCTGGAAGTGGACATGATTGCCCAGGCCGTCGCCATCGCGCTGCAGTGCGGTGGCGCGCCGGTGCAGCTGGTGTGGACGCGGGAACAGGATACCAGGCACGATATGTACCGTCCCGCCGCGCTGGCCCGCTTCGCGGCCCGCCTCGACGAGCATGGCCGCATCGCTTCCTGGGATAATAAATCCGTCAGCGGCTCCATCACGCACCAGTTTTTGCAGCGTAATTTCGGCTTGCCTGGGGCGGGGCCAGACAAGACCACGGCCGAAGGCGAATTCGACATGCCGTATGAAATCGCCAACCAGCGCATCGCCCACGTGATCGCCGACAGCCCCGTGCCGATCGGCTACTGGCGCTCGGTGGGCCACTCGCACAACGCGTTCTTCAAGGAAAGCTTTATCGACGAACTGGCGCACGCGGCGGGACAGGATGGCATTGCCTTCCGCCGCGCCATGCTGGTGAAGCATCCGCGCCACCTGGCCGTGCTCGACGCGGCCGTTGCCAAGGCAGGTAGTCCTCCGCCCGGCCATGCGCATGGCGTGGCCTTGCACCAGTCGTTTGGCAGCATCGTTGCGCAAGTGGCGCAGGTGTCGGTGGAAAACGGCGAAATTCGCGTGCAGCGCGTGGTGTGCGCCATCGATTGCGGCATCGCCGTCAATCCGAACATCATCGCCCAGCAGATGGAATCGGCCGTGCTGTTCGGCCTGTCGGCGGCGCTGGGCGGCGAGATATCCTTCAAGGAGGGGAAAGTCGAGCAGAGCAATTTCCACGACTATCCCGTGCTGCGCATGGGGCAAACGCCCGAGGTGGAAACCATCATCATCGCCAGCGCCGAACATCCGGAAGGCGTGGGCGAACCGGGTACGCCGCCAATTGCGCCGGCCGTGGCCAACGCCGTGTTCAGTTTGATGGGGAAAAGGCTGCGCAGCCTGCCGCTGCGGCTGGCGTGA
- a CDS encoding 23S rRNA (adenine(2030)-N(6))-methyltransferase RlmJ produces the protein MLSYRHAFHAGNHADVLKHYVQIQLLQYLNQKDTAYSYIDTHSGAGVYALDGGYASKNAEYETGIAPLWDRTDLPASLAEYMKLIKEMNPSGKMRYYPGSPYCADKVSREQDRLRLFELHPADAKILADNFRKVEAHALAQGERPTVRGKRVLITKADGFQSLKALLPPPSRRALVLIDPPYEDKMDYRKVKDTLADALVRFPSGMYAVWYPVLQRMESRQFADKLKQLPSSDWLHVTLTVNTPSPDGFGLHSSGMFILNPPYTLEPMLREVMPYLVKVLGRDDGAKFVLETGKGGQKNTGTRRV, from the coding sequence ATGTTGAGTTACCGCCACGCCTTTCACGCGGGTAATCACGCCGATGTGTTGAAGCATTATGTGCAGATTCAGTTGTTGCAATATCTGAATCAAAAAGATACCGCCTATAGTTATATCGATACCCACTCCGGCGCGGGCGTATATGCGCTCGACGGTGGTTATGCCTCGAAAAATGCCGAGTACGAAACGGGCATCGCGCCCCTGTGGGACCGCACGGACCTGCCGGCCTCGCTGGCCGAGTACATGAAACTGATCAAGGAAATGAATCCGAGCGGCAAGATGCGCTACTACCCGGGTTCGCCGTACTGCGCCGACAAGGTCAGCCGTGAGCAAGACCGTCTGCGCCTGTTCGAGCTGCATCCCGCCGATGCAAAGATTCTGGCGGACAACTTCCGCAAGGTCGAGGCGCATGCGCTGGCCCAGGGCGAGCGTCCTACCGTGCGCGGCAAGCGCGTGCTCATCACCAAGGCCGACGGCTTCCAGAGCCTGAAAGCCCTGCTGCCGCCGCCATCGCGCCGCGCGCTGGTGCTGATTGACCCGCCGTATGAAGACAAGATGGATTACCGCAAGGTCAAGGACACCCTGGCCGATGCCCTCGTGCGTTTCCCGTCGGGCATGTATGCCGTCTGGTACCCGGTGCTGCAGCGCATGGAATCGCGCCAGTTCGCCGACAAGCTCAAGCAATTGCCCAGCTCGGACTGGCTGCATGTGACCCTGACGGTCAACACCCCGTCGCCGGACGGTTTTGGCTTGCACAGCAGCGGCATGTTCATTTTGAACCCGCCGTACACGCTGGAGCCGATGTTGCGCGAAGTCATGCCGTACCTGGTGAAGGTACTGGGCCGCGACGATGGCGCGAAGTTCGTATTGGAAACGGGTAAGGGCGGACAAAAGAACACGGGCACCCGTCGAGTCTGA
- a CDS encoding thioredoxin family protein, with translation MHSLTLTTDNRADVATALAGPRWTVACLCALWCGTCGSYRATFEELAARHPDTVFVWIDIEDQADVVGDLDIDNFPTLLIQREDNVAFFGTVLPDGGLAHRMVQAQQALSAEELVALAGSTQERRDWQRDCNLRHLLAATLAE, from the coding sequence ATGCACAGCCTGACCCTCACGACCGATAACCGCGCCGACGTCGCCACAGCCCTGGCCGGCCCGCGCTGGACGGTGGCCTGCCTGTGCGCGCTGTGGTGCGGCACGTGCGGCAGCTACCGCGCCACGTTCGAGGAACTGGCCGCGCGCCACCCGGACACCGTCTTCGTCTGGATCGACATCGAAGACCAGGCCGACGTGGTGGGAGACCTCGACATCGACAACTTCCCCACCCTGCTGATCCAGCGCGAGGACAACGTGGCCTTCTTCGGCACCGTGCTGCCCGACGGCGGCCTGGCGCACCGCATGGTGCAGGCACAGCAGGCGCTCAGCGCCGAGGAGCTGGTGGCGCTGGCCGGCAGCACGCAGGAACGGCGCGACTGGCAGCGCGACTGCAATCTGCGTCATTTACTGGCCGCCACCCTGGCAGAGTAA